CTGCAGCCTCACGCCGGCAGGATCGCCGCGCAAGCGCGGCCGGCGACATCGGCGGCGCCGGCGTCGCGCGTCACCAGCGCCATCACGATGGCGCCGTCGATCACCAGCCCGAGCGTATGCGCCACCTGCGCCGGCTCGGCGATCTCGGCCTCGGTGCACAGCGCGGTCAGCCGGTCGTGGACGATGGTCTTGTGGGCAATCGCCAGGCTGCGCATCCGGTCGTCAGCCTTGTCGGATTCGCCGACCGCATTGATGAACGGGCAGCCGTAAAAATCGGGGCGGCTGAACCAGCCCTTCAGCGCCGGGCCGATCCGCGCCAGCCGCTCGCGCGCGCTGCCGCCCGGCCCATCGATCTCGTCGATGAACCAGGTGCGCCAGCTCTGCCCCTCGCGCTGCAGCACGGCTTCGACCAGCCCGTCCTTGGAGCCGAACAGCTTGTACAGGGTGGTCTTGGCGGTACCGGCGTTCTCGATGATGGCGTCGACCCCGACCGAGTTGATGCCGTAGCGGCAGAACAGCACGCGGGCGCTTTCGATCAGCCGATCGCGCGGGGACATCCGCACATCGGGCGCCGGCGAATCGATCGTGGGATGGGGCGCTGCCTGGACCATTCAGACGCAAATACCCCCGCCTCTGCCAAACTGCAATCCGGGAAACCGAATGGTCTGTTCGCAACCTTGCTGACGCCGATGCAGGCAACCGAGAGGGCGATTTGACCGCAAAAGCGGCGCGCCTAATTGGCGAGCAGGCTTGTTTCTGCGGTCGCACCTCTGATTCAGTTGGCCTTTTCCAGATCGGCCCATCTGGCATGCTTCCTGCTAATACAGAACGGTCTGTAGCCTAGATGCCGCCGGACCCACGGCAGCCAGAGGAGATCCCATGACCAAAGCCGCCACCGCGATGACCGCCTGCCTCACCCCGGATAGCCCCGTCGCCATGACCGGATGCCTCGCGCCGATCGACAAGGCCGGGCTCGATGAGCTGATCGCCAAGGGCAAGGCCGATCCGACCGCGGTCAAGACGCTGAAGTGCAAGACCGTCGCCGAGGGTCGCTTCCGGCATCTCAATTTCGTCCGCACCCTGCCGCCCTACATCGTCGACGAGCCGCCGGGCCTGCTCGGCGACGACACCGCGCCGAACCCGTCGGAAGCCTCGCTGGCCGCGCTCGGCTCCTGCCTCGCGGTCGGCATCCACGCCAACGCGGTGGCGCGTGGCATCACCGTCTACACGCTCGAGATCGAACTCGAAGGCGACCTCAACATCACCGGCGTCTGGGGCACCGGCGACCTGTCCGAGAAGCCGGTCGGCTTCACCGACGTTCGCGCCAAGGTGAAGTTCGAGGCCGACCGTCCGCGCGAGGAACTCGACGCGCTGGTCGCGCATGCGCGGCTGTGGTCGCCGGTGGCGAACACCTTCTCCCGCCCGGTCAATCTCGACGTGACGATGGCCTGATCCCAGCCCTCCAACAGCGGAGCTGAGCCATGCTGGATGTCCAGTCGATGAACACAGGCGATGCCGCGGCGCTTCCCGGCGCCGAGGTCGTCGAAGCGGTGCGCGCCTTGTCGGCGCGAGAGCTGCCGTCGCTGGTCAACCGGATCGATGTCGACGGTTACTATCCGGAAGATCTGATGCGCGCCTTCGGGCGTCTCGGCGCCTATGCGCATCACCTTCCGGGCAAGAGCCCGAGCGTCGATCTGATGACCTCGATCAACGCCATGGCGGCGGCCGGCGAGCACTGCCTGTCGACGTCGTTCTGCATGTGGTGTCAGGACGCGCTGGCCTGGTACATCTACGCCTCCGACAACGAGCATCTGCGGACCGGCATCGGCCCGCAGATCGCCAGCGGAGCGGTGCTCGGCGGCACCGCGCTGTCGAACCCGATGAAGTCGCTGTTCGGCATCGAGCCGATGCGGCTGAAGGGCCGCCGCGTCGCCGGCGGCTATGTGGTCAAGGGCCTGCTGCCCTACGTCTCCAATCTCGGCCCCGATCACTATTTCGGCGGCATCTTCGAGGTCGAGGACGGCGGCACGACGCGCAACGTGATGGCGGCGATTCCCTGCGCCGCCGAAGGCCTGAGCCTCGCCGACAACGCGAAGTTCACCGCGCTCGACGGCACCCGCACCTTCGCGGTGCAGATGCGCGACGTGATGGTGCCGGACAATTGGGTGATCGCCGATCCGGTCGACGACTACATCAAGCGCATCCGCGCCGGCTTCATCCTGCTGCAGGCCGGCATGGCGTTCGGCCTGATCCGCGACTGCCTGCGGCTGATCGAGCAGTGCAAGAGCCCGCTCGGCCACGTCAACAAATACCTCGACGTCCAGGCCGAGCCGCTCGCCGAAGGGCTCGCCGCCATGGAGGCCGAGGTCGCGCGCCTCGCCGCGACGCCGTTCGAAAGCGATCGCGACTATTGGCGGGCGGTGATCGAGGCGCGTCTGGCCGCCGGCGACGCCTCGGTCGCGGCGGCTCATGCCGCGATGCTTCATTGCGGCGCGCGCGGCTACGTCGCCGGCGCCACCGCGCAGCGCCGCCTGCGCGAGGCTTACTTCGTGGCGATCGTGACACCCGCCACCAAGCAGCTCCGCAAGATGCTGGCCGACATGGCGCATTAGTTCGCGCGCGGTCGACGCGGAGGCGCATTCGCCGTCCGCGTGCCGTTTCCCGCGCGCGCGGCAACAGTCACCACAGGACGCTGCCCTGTGCCCGAGACACTCCCAGCCGACGTTCAACGATGCACACAGGAGCGAACCCATGACTGAGAAGGTTCTTGTCACGCCCGCCGAACTCTCCGAAATGCTTGCCTCCCCGACCACCGTGGTGATCGACACCCGCAATCCCGAAGCCTATGCGGCCGGCCACGTTCCCGGCGCCGTCAACATCCACGAGATCTTCACGTACCTCGCGACCTCGACGCCCGAGGGCGTCAAGGAGATGAGCGAGAAGTTCGCTGCCGCGTTCGGCGCCGCCGGCCTGTCCGGTGAAGAGACCGCGGTGATCTACGAACAGTCGATGAACACCGGCTTCGGCCAATCCTGCCGCGGCTATGTGCTGCTGACCTATCTGGGCTATCCGAAGGTCAAGATCCTGCATGGTGGCTACGCGGCCTGGACCGCGGCCGGCCTGCCGAGCACCACCGATGTGCCGACGCCGACGCCGAAGACGTTCGCGGTCGATCCGGAAGCGGCCTCGATCCTGGTCGATCTGGAATCGATGAAGGCGGCGGTCGCGGACCAGTCCAAGGTCAAGCTCGACACCCGCGACGTCGACGAATGGATCGGCGAAAGCTCGTCGCCCTACGGCAAGGACTTCTGCCCGCGCAAGGGTCGCATCCCCGGCGCGGTCTGGATCGAATGGTACCGCATGATGAAGCCGTCGGCGGCCGGCCCGATGTTCAAATCGTCGGCGGAGATTCTCGCCGAATGCGCCAGCGTCGGTATCACGCCGGACACCCCGGTCGTCCTCTACTGCTTCAAGGGTGCCCGCGCCTCCAACACGCTGGTCGCGCTGAAGGAAGCCGGCATCAAGGACGTCAGCCTGTATTTCGGCTCCTGGAACGAATGGTCGCGCGACCCGTCGCTGCCGATCGAGGAAGGCGCGCCCTATGCGGCGCCGTCGCTGATGGCGGCGGAGTAATCGCGCGGCGGGGCCGGTCGCGCTGGCCGGCTCCGCCGATCCGCAAGGAACCCTGTTCGAGGAGCGGCTGCAGGCGATGCCGGCATTTCAACCCAAAAAGGCCTGGCCCGGGGCGCATATCGCCATCCAGGGCGTCAGTCACCGCTACCGCCGCGCGAGCGGCAACGCGCTGAGCGGCATCGATCTCGAGATCAAGCCCTGCGAGGCGGTGGCGCTGGTCGGGCGCTCCGGCTGCGGCAAGTCGACCTTGCTGCACATCATCGCCGGACTGGTCGCGCCGAGCATGGGCGAGATCCGCATCGACGGCGCCAGGGTCGAGGGCGCATCGCCGCGCTGGGTCGTGATGTTCCAGCAGCCGCATCTGTATCCGTGGATGAGCGTGGCGCAGAATGTCGGGCTCGGGCTGAAATTCGCCGGCCGCCCGCGCGCGGAGATCGCCGCGCGGGTCGGCGAATTGCTGCATCTCGTCGAACTCGACGGCTACGCCGAGCGCAACGCGCAGGACCTGTCCGGCGGCCAGCAGCAGCGCGTCGCGCTGGCGCGCTCGCTCGCGACCTGCCCGGAAGTGCTGCTGCTGGACGAGCCGTTCTCCGCCCTCGACGCCGTCACCCGCCGCGCCTTGCAGCGCGACGTCCGCCGCATCGCCGAGGAAATGAAGATCACGCTGGTGATCGTCACCCACGACATTCCGGAAGCGGTGACGATGGCGGATCGCGCGGTGATCATGCGGTCCGACCCCGGCCGCATCGCCGAGATCGTGCCGGTCGCGGTCGATCGCAGCGACGCCGATCCGGAGCGCCGGGCGGCCAGCATCCAGGCCGCGCAGGCGCGGCTGCAGGCGGCGTTCGAACGCGCCACCGGCCCGGCCGCGCCGGACGCATCGCTGACTCCCGACTCCCACAACCAAGAAACGCCACGGACGGAACCGCTCAAGATCGTCGCTGCCGGCCACCGCTGAAAGGATCTCGTAATGTGCATCAATTGCGGAAATGACATCGTTCATGCCGATGACGATCGCTTCCGGTTCGCGATCAACCGCCGGCAGACGCTCGACATGCTCGCCGCCGGCGGCCTCGCCGCGCTCGGCACCATGCTGGGCGGCTTCGGCCAATCCGCACGCGCGGCCGACGACGACGTCGTCCGCATCGGCTATCTGCCGATCACCGACGCCACCGCGCTCCTGGTCGCGCACGGCATGGGCTACTTCAAGGACGAGGGTCTCGAGGCCGAGCGCCCGACGCTGATCCGCGGCTGGTCGCCGCTGGTGGAGAGCTTCGCGGCCGGCAAGTTCAACCTGGTGCATCTGCTCAAGCCGATCCCGGTGTGGATGCGCTACAACAACAACTTCCCGGTCAAGATCATGGCCTGGGCCCACACCAACGGCTCCGGCGTCGTGGTCGGCGGCGAGAGCGGCATCGCGTCGTTCAAGGATTTCGGCGGCAAGCAGGTCGCGGTGCCGTTCTGGTACTCGATGCACAACATCGTGCTGCAATACGCGCTGCGCAAATCCGGCATCAAGCCGGTGATCAAGGGCCAGGGCGAGACGCTCGCGGCCGACGAGTGCAATCTGCAGGTGATGGCGCCGCCCGACATGCCGCCGGCGCTCGCGGCCAAAAAGATCGACGCCTACATCGTCGCCGAGCCGTTCAACGCGCTGGGCGAAACCAAGGCCGGCGGCCGGATGCTGCGCTTCACCGGCGACATCTGGAAGAATCACCCCTGCTGCGTGCTGTGCATGAACGAGGAGGTGACCAGAAAGAAGCCGGAATGGACCCAGAAGGTGATGAACGCCCTGGTCCGCGCCGAGATCTACGCCAGCGCCAACAAGAAGGAAGTCGCCAAGCTGCTGTCGAAGGACGGCGAAGGCTATCTGCCGCTGCCGGCGCCGGTGATCGAGCGCGCGATGACTTACTACGACGACAAGACCTATGGCGAGAGCGGCGCCATTACCCATCCGGACTGGAAGCTCGGCCGGATCGACTTCCAGCCCTGGCCGTATCCGTCGGCGACCAAGCTGATCGTCGGCGCGATGAACGAGACGGTGGTCTCGGGCGACACCACCTTCCTGAAGAAGCTCGATCCGGAATTCGTCGCCAAGGATCTGGTCGACTATCACTTCGTCAAGCAGGCGATGACGAAGTACCCGGACTGGAAGACATCGCCGAGCGTCAATCCCGACGATCCGTTCGCCCGGACCGAGGTGCTGTCGCTGTGAGCCTCGATCTGACGATCGACGACGCCCCGGCACCGGCGGCGGCGGCGCGAAACGCCGCCTTCGCCGGCCGGCTGCGCAGCTCCGGCCATATCGCGCTCGGCATCGCGGTGCTGCTCGGCGTGTGGTGGATCGGCGGCTTCATCGTCGCCTCCGATCCGCGCACCGCGAATTTCGCCGACTTCGCCCCACAGCCGACCTTCGAGCGGCTGTGGCAGATGCTGATCAGCGGCGAGGCGGCCAAGATGGCGTGGCCGAGTCTCGGCCGGATCGCCGGCGGGCTCGCCTGGGCGATCGCGCTCGGCGTGCCGCTCGGCATTCTGGTCGGCCGTTTCCGCGGCATGCGCGAGGCGAGCTCGGTGCCGTTCCAGTTCCTGCGGATGATTTCGCCGCTGGCCTGGATGCCGATCGCCGTGATGGCGTTTGCGAGCTGGAACGCCGCGATCGTGTTCCTGATCGGCGTGGCGGCGATCTGGCCGATCCTGTTCTCGACCGCGCACGGCTTCCGTCGGATCGACCCGGCGTGGTTCAAGGTCGCGCGCAATCTCGGCGCCCGGCCGTGGCACATGCTGTTCACCATCATCGTGCCGGCGATCATGCAGGATTCGCTGGCCGGCATCCGGCTCGCCGTCGGCGTCGCCTGGATCGTGCTGGTGCCGGCCGAATTCCTCGGCGTCACTTCCGGCCTCGGCTATGCCATCAACGACGCCCGCGACACGCTGGAATACGACCGCCTCGCCGCCACCGTGGTGATCATCGGCCTGATCGGCTTCGCCCTCGACTTCCTCTGCGAACGCGCCGTCAAACGCGCCAGCTGGGCAAGGGAGGAGTGAGCGGGAGGAGTGATCCCAACGGCGCCGCCGCATCGAGACGTTATGCCCGCGCGCGTCGCGGGCATTTTCGTCCAGAGAATTGGCGTGGGGGGTCGAAGCGACGACCGCTGAAAATCGCCAAAAAAGGTGCCGCAAGAGGGATTCGAACCCCCACCCCCAGTCAGTACGAATGACGTGCTCTAGCAGGTGCATTATTTCGGCGACCACGAGAGGGATGATGCTCCGCCCAAAAGCGCTGATCTTAAAAGCACCGGCTCAGCTACTCGCTCTCTCGCGCGTCGGCGATCGACGAGACGTGGCGCTCGACCAGTTCCTCGATGATCAGGTCGGGCGCTTCGCGATCGATGGTCGGCTGCAGATCGCGCCACGGCGTGAAGCCGGAGCGGGCGATATGGACGATTTCTCCGAAGCTCTGCGACAGATAGGGCATGATCCAGTCGGAGAACGAGTCGCCGATATAGATCACCTTGTACTTGGCGCCGGCGCAGTGCGTTCGGGCGATCGACAGATTCGGTGACAGCCGCTCGAACGGGGTTCTGGTGACGTCGCAGCGGCTGGCCGCCGGGTCGACCTTCCGGGTTTGCTCGACCCAGGGGAGATTGGCCATGTCGGCGAGCCCGCCCTTCATCTCGCCCGGCACCGAAAACTGGCGGCGATCGAGCTGGACGATCGGCACCTCGGGCAGCGGCAGCGCCGCCATCAGCGCGCGGTAGCCGAGATAGGCGCCCCAATCGGTCCAGTGGGTGTCGTCCTTGTAGTAGACCAGCCCGTCGGCCTTGCCCTGCAACAGCGCGGGGCGCGGATCGACCACCGGCAGGCCGGCGGGCCGGGCGACGGCGAGCAGCTGATCGAGCTGCGAAGGTCCGCCGCGCCGCGTCGGAAACCGCGGCATGTGTTCGGGATAGATGCTGTGCTTGTCGGGCGCGATGATCAGCACATAGGCGGCGCCGAGCTGTTTCGCCCGGCCGACGCGGCGCGTCAGCGAATCGCGCGCGTCGTCGAGCTGCGCGCCGCTGAGCGGGCGCTTGTTGGCATACAGTTCGAGCGACTCCTCGCCCGCATAGAACAGCCAATCGTCCCGGCCGAGGATGACCCGGTCGGACGGCAGCCGCCCGAGCATCAGCGCGTTGATGTTGGTGTTGAGCCGCAGCAGCAGCTTGCGCAGCCCGAAATGGTCGTTGAAGTAATCGTCGAAGCGTTGCGGAAAGCTCTCCCACTCCGCCAGCGAACGCGGCCAGCCCGGCAGTTGCGCGAACATCCGGTTTTCGCCGCCGACCGCGGCCTGGCGGAACGCCGACGCGGCCAGGCCGACGGCGGAGAACAGCACCACCAGGCCGATCATGGCGCCGGCATAGATCCGGGTCGTCAAAGAGGCGCGGCGCATCGCTAGAACCTGAAATAGATGAAGGGATTATAGGTGCCGGCCGCGACCTGGCTGCAAGCCAGCAGCCCGACCGTCAGCAACACGACCAATCTCAGGCCGAGCACCCGGCCGCCGTCCGCATCGAGGCGGACCTCGCCCAGCGGTGGATGCAGCACACCCTCGCGCTGGCCGGCGCGGCAGCGCCAGTCGGAGGTCAGCCGGCTGAACATTCCGGCGCTGGCGAGGCTGCCGACGATCAGGCTGCCGATCACCAGCGGATCGACATAGCGCAGCGCGTCCAGCGACGGCGCGCCGCCACCGCCGCCGAACATCGTCTGAAGGTATAGCATCGCCTGGTGCACGTCGGCGGAGCGGAAGAACACCCAGGCCAGCGACACCACGGCGAGCGTATAGAGGTGGCCCAACGGCCGCGGCAGCCGGGCCAGCAGCCGCGCCAGGCCGATCCGTTCGAGGATCAGGAAGCATCCATGGATCATGCCCCAGACCACGAACGTCCAGTTGGCGCCGTGCCACAGCCCGCAGATGAAGAACACCACGAGCAGATTGAAGTAGATCCGCCAGTTGGCGACGCGGCTGCCGCCGAGCGGGATGTAGAGATAGTCGCGTAGCCAATTGGAGAGGGAAATGTGCCAGCGCCGCCAGAATTCCTGGATCGACCGCGACAGATACGGGTAGTTGAAGTTCTCCAGAAAATGGAAACCGAAGATCCGCGCCAGCCCGATCGCCATGTCCGAATAGGCGGAGAAATCCAGATAGATCTGCAGCGTGTAGCAGAGCACGCCGAGCCAGGCGGCGCCCGGGCTGAGCTCGGCGACCGGTAGCGCGAAGATCTTGTCCGCGACCTCGCCGAGCGGATTCGCCAGCAGCATCTTCTTGCCGAACCCGGCCAGGAACCGCTCGATGCCCGATGCGCATAATTCCAGCATCACGGTGCGCCGGGTGAGCTGCCGATAGATGTCGTGATAGCGGATGATCGGGCCGGCGATCAGCTGCGGGAAGAACGCGATGTACAGCGCGAAATCGACCGGCCGCCGCTGCGCGGTCGCGACGCCGCGGTAGACGTCGATCACATAGGACAGCGCGTGGAAGGTGAAGAACGAGATCCCGAGCGGCAGATGCGGTGAGACGACGGTGACCGGCGCCACGCCGATCGCCGCGAGCAGGTCGTTCAGATTGGCGATCAGGAACTCGGAATATTTGAAGAACGCCAGCAGCCCGATGTTCAGCACCACCGCGCCGGCCACCACCGCCTTGCGTTGCCG
The DNA window shown above is from Rhodopseudomonas palustris HaA2 and carries:
- a CDS encoding TetR/AcrR family transcriptional regulator — encoded protein: MSPRDRLIESARVLFCRYGINSVGVDAIIENAGTAKTTLYKLFGSKDGLVEAVLQREGQSWRTWFIDEIDGPGGSARERLARIGPALKGWFSRPDFYGCPFINAVGESDKADDRMRSLAIAHKTIVHDRLTALCTEAEIAEPAQVAHTLGLVIDGAIVMALVTRDAGAADVAGRACAAILPA
- a CDS encoding OsmC family protein yields the protein MTKAATAMTACLTPDSPVAMTGCLAPIDKAGLDELIAKGKADPTAVKTLKCKTVAEGRFRHLNFVRTLPPYIVDEPPGLLGDDTAPNPSEASLAALGSCLAVGIHANAVARGITVYTLEIELEGDLNITGVWGTGDLSEKPVGFTDVRAKVKFEADRPREELDALVAHARLWSPVANTFSRPVNLDVTMA
- a CDS encoding acyl-CoA dehydrogenase family protein — protein: MLDVQSMNTGDAAALPGAEVVEAVRALSARELPSLVNRIDVDGYYPEDLMRAFGRLGAYAHHLPGKSPSVDLMTSINAMAAAGEHCLSTSFCMWCQDALAWYIYASDNEHLRTGIGPQIASGAVLGGTALSNPMKSLFGIEPMRLKGRRVAGGYVVKGLLPYVSNLGPDHYFGGIFEVEDGGTTRNVMAAIPCAAEGLSLADNAKFTALDGTRTFAVQMRDVMVPDNWVIADPVDDYIKRIRAGFILLQAGMAFGLIRDCLRLIEQCKSPLGHVNKYLDVQAEPLAEGLAAMEAEVARLAATPFESDRDYWRAVIEARLAAGDASVAAAHAAMLHCGARGYVAGATAQRRLREAYFVAIVTPATKQLRKMLADMAH
- a CDS encoding sulfurtransferase, which encodes MTEKVLVTPAELSEMLASPTTVVIDTRNPEAYAAGHVPGAVNIHEIFTYLATSTPEGVKEMSEKFAAAFGAAGLSGEETAVIYEQSMNTGFGQSCRGYVLLTYLGYPKVKILHGGYAAWTAAGLPSTTDVPTPTPKTFAVDPEAASILVDLESMKAAVADQSKVKLDTRDVDEWIGESSSPYGKDFCPRKGRIPGAVWIEWYRMMKPSAAGPMFKSSAEILAECASVGITPDTPVVLYCFKGARASNTLVALKEAGIKDVSLYFGSWNEWSRDPSLPIEEGAPYAAPSLMAAE
- a CDS encoding ABC transporter ATP-binding protein gives rise to the protein MPAFQPKKAWPGAHIAIQGVSHRYRRASGNALSGIDLEIKPCEAVALVGRSGCGKSTLLHIIAGLVAPSMGEIRIDGARVEGASPRWVVMFQQPHLYPWMSVAQNVGLGLKFAGRPRAEIAARVGELLHLVELDGYAERNAQDLSGGQQQRVALARSLATCPEVLLLDEPFSALDAVTRRALQRDVRRIAEEMKITLVIVTHDIPEAVTMADRAVIMRSDPGRIAEIVPVAVDRSDADPERRAASIQAAQARLQAAFERATGPAAPDASLTPDSHNQETPRTEPLKIVAAGHR
- a CDS encoding ABC transporter substrate-binding protein; amino-acid sequence: MCINCGNDIVHADDDRFRFAINRRQTLDMLAAGGLAALGTMLGGFGQSARAADDDVVRIGYLPITDATALLVAHGMGYFKDEGLEAERPTLIRGWSPLVESFAAGKFNLVHLLKPIPVWMRYNNNFPVKIMAWAHTNGSGVVVGGESGIASFKDFGGKQVAVPFWYSMHNIVLQYALRKSGIKPVIKGQGETLAADECNLQVMAPPDMPPALAAKKIDAYIVAEPFNALGETKAGGRMLRFTGDIWKNHPCCVLCMNEEVTRKKPEWTQKVMNALVRAEIYASANKKEVAKLLSKDGEGYLPLPAPVIERAMTYYDDKTYGESGAITHPDWKLGRIDFQPWPYPSATKLIVGAMNETVVSGDTTFLKKLDPEFVAKDLVDYHFVKQAMTKYPDWKTSPSVNPDDPFARTEVLSL
- a CDS encoding ABC transporter permease; this encodes MSLDLTIDDAPAPAAAARNAAFAGRLRSSGHIALGIAVLLGVWWIGGFIVASDPRTANFADFAPQPTFERLWQMLISGEAAKMAWPSLGRIAGGLAWAIALGVPLGILVGRFRGMREASSVPFQFLRMISPLAWMPIAVMAFASWNAAIVFLIGVAAIWPILFSTAHGFRRIDPAWFKVARNLGARPWHMLFTIIVPAIMQDSLAGIRLAVGVAWIVLVPAEFLGVTSGLGYAINDARDTLEYDRLAATVVIIGLIGFALDFLCERAVKRASWAREE
- a CDS encoding alginate O-acetyltransferase AlgX-related protein; its protein translation is MRRASLTTRIYAGAMIGLVVLFSAVGLAASAFRQAAVGGENRMFAQLPGWPRSLAEWESFPQRFDDYFNDHFGLRKLLLRLNTNINALMLGRLPSDRVILGRDDWLFYAGEESLELYANKRPLSGAQLDDARDSLTRRVGRAKQLGAAYVLIIAPDKHSIYPEHMPRFPTRRGGPSQLDQLLAVARPAGLPVVDPRPALLQGKADGLVYYKDDTHWTDWGAYLGYRALMAALPLPEVPIVQLDRRQFSVPGEMKGGLADMANLPWVEQTRKVDPAASRCDVTRTPFERLSPNLSIARTHCAGAKYKVIYIGDSFSDWIMPYLSQSFGEIVHIARSGFTPWRDLQPTIDREAPDLIIEELVERHVSSIADARESE
- a CDS encoding MBOAT family O-acyltransferase encodes the protein MLFSSPVFLFLFMPLLLLCYWSVPRSLRNAILLVASIVFYVWGERFFFVVMLASIAANWLLGLALDALDAPRQRKAVVAGAVVLNIGLLAFFKYSEFLIANLNDLLAAIGVAPVTVVSPHLPLGISFFTFHALSYVIDVYRGVATAQRRPVDFALYIAFFPQLIAGPIIRYHDIYRQLTRRTVMLELCASGIERFLAGFGKKMLLANPLGEVADKIFALPVAELSPGAAWLGVLCYTLQIYLDFSAYSDMAIGLARIFGFHFLENFNYPYLSRSIQEFWRRWHISLSNWLRDYLYIPLGGSRVANWRIYFNLLVVFFICGLWHGANWTFVVWGMIHGCFLILERIGLARLLARLPRPLGHLYTLAVVSLAWVFFRSADVHQAMLYLQTMFGGGGGAPSLDALRYVDPLVIGSLIVGSLASAGMFSRLTSDWRCRAGQREGVLHPPLGEVRLDADGGRVLGLRLVVLLTVGLLACSQVAAGTYNPFIYFRF